The DNA segment AAAATGTTTAAACGTTTAGTTCTCTTTGTATCATTACTTTTAATCACTTCCGATGTTGTTCATGGATCCTTATCGCTCATCAAATCATCATGTACCGCCACCTTGTATCCACACCTTTGCTACTCCACCCTATCATCCACCATCCCACCTACCACCACTGCAACTAAAAAAGATTTGATCCAACTCACCATCAACAAAACAAAGGACACCATCCAATCCAGTCTTAACACCATAAACCACCTCGCGACCAACGCCAATCTCACCAACCGGGCCAAAGCCGCTCTCCATGACTGCTTAGAGCTAGGAGCTGAAACCCTACGACGAATCGACATGGTGATCCAAGACCTCAAGACGTATCCAACAACGAAACCTCTTCGCCCCAGACATGCAGATGATCTTAAAACGTTCATGAGTACCGCCATCACCAACAAAGAAACCTGCTTGGATGGCTTATCTCACGATGCACCATCTAAGCTGCTGCGCAAATCAATATTTAAAGGTCAAGACCGTGGAGGAAAGATGTGTAGCAATGTACTAGCTATGATTAAGAACATGACAGAATCCGATATGGCATCAGATGTCAAAATTAAAATGGTTAAGGGGGAGGAGATCATGTGGCCAGAGTGGTTGTCTGCGGGAGACAGGAGGTTGTTGCAGTCGGGGACGGAAACACCAAATGTATATGTGGCAGCTGACGGTAGTGGAGACTATACGACAGTGGCGGCGGCTGTAGCAGCAGCACCATCCAAAAGCGCAACCAGGTACGTGATAAAAATAAAGGCGGGTGTTTACAGGGAGAATGTCAATATTCCAAGCGGCAAAACAAACTTGATGTTTATCGGGGACGGAAGAAGTAACACAATTATTACGGCAAGCGAGAGCGTTGCCGGCGGTAACACCACCTTCAACTCTGCAACCGTAGGTTAGTATCCAATACTAAAGCTCAAACTTTGTAGTTTTAAGTATTTCTACAAAAGTGTAGATCTATGATTAGGATTAGAAGATGATGTCTGaattaaaaaaaaggaaataaACATTAAAAGGTTgaagttaaatttttttttaagcaaaaagaaaaaggaaatcctCTTAGAACCAATTTCATTGAAAAATGCCACCcaaatttacatcttttatttttaATTTGACACATTTCTGTCTCATATTTTCTGTAAAAAAGGGAGTAAAAAATTGTATTTAGGTCACACCGAATTCGTTGACTTACTTGCCCTGATTACGAGAAAACCAAAACGATTTCAAGGTATGGTATATCTGTGTTTCAAATAAAAATGAATCACATGCATGTGAGGTTTTGTCTTTCAACAGGtttgttttttcttttctttctttcttttttttttttttttatatcaaGATATAGATTAGCTAGCATATCATGAATCATGATGCTTTATcataaaaaaacgaaaaaaatataataatctgGACTAATAAATTAATGTATTAGATAGATCAAAGAGCGAATCGATATATTATATTACACCTTGCGATCTATATGCATGATTTTATCTTAGTTTAACATTAGATAGATCAAAGAACGAATCGATATATAA comes from the Helianthus annuus cultivar XRQ/B chromosome 4, HanXRQr2.0-SUNRISE, whole genome shotgun sequence genome and includes:
- the LOC110935442 gene encoding pectinesterase encodes the protein MFKRLVLFVSLLLITSDVVHGSLSLIKSSCTATLYPHLCYSTLSSTIPPTTTATKKDLIQLTINKTKDTIQSSLNTINHLATNANLTNRAKAALHDCLELGAETLRRIDMVIQDLKTYPTTKPLRPRHADDLKTFMSTAITNKETCLDGLSHDAPSKLLRKSIFKGQDRGGKMCSNVLAMIKNMTESDMASDVKIKMVKGEEIMWPEWLSAGDRRLLQSGTETPNVYVAADGSGDYTTVAAAVAAAPSKSATRYVIKIKAGVYRENVNIPSGKTNLMFIGDGRSNTIITASESVAGGNTTFNSATVAAVGDGFLARDITFQNAAGPSGEQAVALRVGSDLSAFYRCGILAYQDTLYVHSNRQFYYSCMVVGTVDFIFGNAAVVLQDCDIQARLPGPKQKNMLTAQGRTDPNQNTGIVIQKCRIAATSDLQPVQGSYPTYLGRPWKLYSRTVVMQSSITDVINPAGWYPWDGDFALDTLYYREYKNTGVGADTSKRVTWPGWGVFTSDAEAQSFTPGSFIDGGSWLQSTGFPYSLGL